The sequence below is a genomic window from Lycium ferocissimum isolate CSIRO_LF1 chromosome 9, AGI_CSIRO_Lferr_CH_V1, whole genome shotgun sequence.
ATTGTCATTTTGTTAGGAACAAGTTGTCTGAAGGCCTCATTGATCTTTCCCCCACTGCCAGTGCTTGCTAGTTTGCTGATATGTTCACCAAGCCTATTGTTGGTGCTGTCCATCACCTTCATTTACGCAGGTTGGGAGTTGTTTCCCCCTCCAACTTGAAGGGGGCTGTTAGAATACACACCAAAGGCATCACTTAATTTTAATTCTGTACttcattcatttattttgtattgggctaggcccacaaTTATTTGTATCTCAGTCAGGTTAGTATACATAGGATGGTCCATTCTATTTGAAAGGGACCAATTCATTTTCTGACCATAATGAGATCTtacactttctctctctacaaACCGACTCAAGTTCTCTTCATTTTATCATTCTTGTTACAGATTTGAGCAAGTTAACACAGTTTCCTCATTAGTTTCTTTTCTAACTGTATTTAATTTGGCAGAGATGGTCTGAGTGAAACTACTGAATCTAACATCTTCCAATTTAAGAATGGGTTTATCTACTTGTTTTTTTCGTATTAAGAGGGCAGTTGAGTGGTCCGGCTAGTCATGTATTGGAAGTCATGTTATCTTTGTAATGGATCTTATGAAGAGAATTAACAGTGCATTTAGAAGCTTTTTGGCACTATATTTGCCATTGTGATGTTTCAGTGGTGCTTAATCTATTTGAAGAATTGGTTAAAATGCAAAATTATCTATTCTACTTTCTCGATCTCCTATGACTTTATTTGATGATTAATTGAAGATACAGAATTCAATATCTGCCTGCGTCAATTTGCCAATACATAGTAATATAAGGTATAGGCTTAACTAAGACTTGCTGGTATTCAAATGTTATACATCGTTTTGGGCTTTAGGTAGAAAGAATGTCAATTGTTTCTCAATTTAGCAAAACCTTTTAAGTGTTCAAGGATGTTAGTTTACTTGACTTTTGAGTTTTGAGGCGACCACACTAGCGACAGCAGGAGTATATAATTTAACAACTATGATAGAATCACTAGAACATCGAACACACGCTTTACTCACATTTGTAAGTAGAGATTTATGAGTATTTCAGAGCTTTAAATTTGATGGAACTCACTAATTCTTAGTAATCAGTCTCTGTGACTTAAATCAAAGTTCTTAGTAATGCTATATCCAAAGAGAAAAGGACACCGTTTTTCACGGTTTTAAGTTTAGGCCCATAATTAGCACAATTATTAGTGTTAGCAAGTTTAATTATTCTTTTAAACGACCTTAGAATTTAAAGATTGCAGGTTAAGAAGGAGTATATCAAGTGCAAATTTAGTGACATGACGCAGGGGATAGATGTGGAAGTGAAGATCGAGGCGCAAACTATACCCAAAAGAGAAAGCTTTAAGTATCTTAGGTCCATAATACAAGGAGAAGGGggattgatgatgatgttgacatcGTATTCGAGCAGGGTGcagatgaaatggaggctcgcctcCGGGGTACTTTGCGACAAAAAGGTGTTGCCTAGGTTGAAAGGTAAATTCTACAGAGTGGTGGTTAAACCAGCATTATTGTATGGGCCAGAATGCTGGCCAGTCAAGAACgctcacgttcagaagatgaaagtagcAGAGATAAGGATGCTCAGATGGATGTGTGGTCATACTAGGAGAGAAATgattagaaatgaagttatACTGGACAAGGTCGGAGTGGCCTTCATGGCggacaagatgagggaagcgagactgagatggtttaGGCATGTGAAGATGAGGTGTGAGGAAGCGCTAGACCGCTAGTTAGGAGGTGTGAGAGATTGGCGGTCGCAAGAGTTAGGAGAGGTAGAAGTAGGCCGAAGAAGAACTGGAGGGAGATGATTAGATATGACATGACACAGCTTCAGCCGACTAAGgatatgaccttagataggaagaTTTGAATGTCgaggattaggatagaaggttagtaggtggTTGAGTTTTGTAGCGCTGTATGTGAGATAGGTTCGGGCTAGCCTTTCCATCTCCTCTTCTCATTTTCTTAGTAGTAATATTTAGGCATCACGTAGATTATTATCTTTATGTCTGTAGTACTATGTGTTGCTTCATTTGTTTTATACCTTGATATTTtgttgtcttatttttcttgcatGCCTACATTGACTacgtttcttttgagccgagagtctatcggaaacagcctctctacccccacaaagatagaggtaaggtctacgtacatcctaccctccctagacccacttgtgggattacactgggtatattgttgttgttgttgttgtaatccagatagtaaaatatttgaaaaggaTAAGTCCCACTAATCAAGGATTCATTTTTATTCTCCTATTATTATGTATTAGTGAATTTGCCCGCGCTTCGCACGAttagtaaaaaaattaaaatatggcTAAAtagttattaattaatttttctaattaaaaagatcaatctttctttactcatcatcgatcaattttatattttctcgTGGAAATTAATAGTCCTCTTTTCAACATCAATCCAAGAAGTATGGGATCTCATGACAGAATGATGAATCAAATCCActtgttgcttttttttttcttgttttttttttttttggttggtttCCCATCCGGTGTCGGTTGTCCGCATTGGGGCCCGATTAAATCCAAATTCGTGAGCCGGGGAGTCCCACATTGGGGGGCGGGGGGCAAAACACTCCCTAACAATGGGGACTCCATACCCAAGGGGCTCGAACTCGAGACCTCTTGGTTAAGGATAAAGTAGTACCAGCCACTACACCACAACCTTTGTTGGTCTCTTGTCGCTTAGTTAGTGTAGAAGTgtaaatgaaataaagaaacaaaaaataactAAGAAACAAAAACAACTAAGAAACATGAAGTTATAATATGAGAGAGAAAATATAAAGTGAATACTTGTATATTTTTCATGTATACACCTATTCATGCAAATAAAGGTGATTACAATCGAAATTGAAATCttgaatgaattttttttttcgaaggGTAAAAAATTGGAAGGGAGTCAATTATTATTGCTCTtgagccaattttttttttcccgtagTTTCTTCAATTTGAATGTCAAATCATGCCTTCTATTTGGTGGATAAATCTGGTTTTACTGAATCAAGAGGTTAGTTCAACTCACAACATCATCGAAAAAGAATCCACAAAAGCTTAAACAAATATTCAAATCTTCAAGTTTATTGACAATCCTTTAGTTGAACAGATGAAAAATTTACTATCTAATTCATTAGAATATGTAAAATTATTAGATAAAGCTGATTTTAAAATAACATGCGCTTACTACTACTAAACAGATTTAGACGCTGTTAGAACCGTTTTGATttgccaaatatatatatatatatatatatatatatatatatatatatatatatatatatatatatatatcatagccgAATATCAAAAGTAACAATGTGGAAGaccaaattgaaaaaaagaataaacaaaGAGAGATAGCagggaaaaaaaagattaaCCTCACTTGAGAAGGATGATAAAATCGTTGATGGAGGACTATTTGCAGGAAGTTTGATTGGGTGCCATATATTTTGTAACTAAAATGATAATCATGGTCTTAAATCCGTATTAATACAACTAAATAATTAGAGAGCTGTAACAAAGATTAATTTGCACATTAAATAATTGAGGGTTATAAATATAAAAGGTTGTGAGTTCTAGATATTATTAATGCTAATTTAAGATTAGAAATTATGAAGATGAAGGAATAtgagttaaaaaaataatctatatctatatctatatctatgtataatataaagttaggtcAAACAGGAGTGATGCGGCACCTCTCTTTGGCCAAGAAATTCATTTATCTTTTTGCTCCCTTTTTTGAGTTTTTCCTCATTATTTCCCtctttatcttaatttaaaaagcCTAAAAATACCTACATAATTATTCAGTTAAAGCGGAAAGCAATTACTAAAATGAAAGATGAAAAGTCATTACTTTTCCAAAtgtttttctcttatttattgTATTGCATTAACCATCTACATATTATTTATTCCATTACATAAACCCatcaatgtttttaaaaaagtacGTTTCATCtttacaaatataataatgAAGAACCAATTTTTAACCAATGTCATTGTTTGCACTAATTAAATTCTATAGAAAGAGATGCAAAAGTGTCCGTTAAATCTCCATCAATGACACGCTAGTGGAATGCGGAGGCCGCTGCCAAATCCTTCGAATGAAAGTATTCATAAAATGTTGTTATCCGCTAGTGCTTGAGCCTTGAGCAATTTGTATTCCATGGCAGAGTCAGTGAAAAAACTCAAACAATCAACATGCGGATGTAACCCCCcgtttggatggtggtttcccgcgattcattaatgtatggttttctatgaaatcatgtctttttttttaatcaatctCCTCCACCTCAGATGGAAGCATTTTATAGATAAAAGGGAGAGAATATACAGAACAGTGGAGTAATAACTCCCTGTACCTACTAAGAATGGAACATATTCCATTCTACGAGATTAGTAGGCTTTCAAGTATGCTCACAAAAGAAGATTATACTGAAAGGAGATAAATCCTTTCCAGTCAGTTCCTCCTATAGCCTATCACGGAACATCAAAATTATACATTCTATATATGTTCCTGTCTAGATAGAAGGAGTTCTTGTGAATTTTCTTCCTGGAAGAAGGCATCTGTAATTTGTCCATATTGAATTCTCCTTTAGCTTCCTTTggcaaaagatgaaagttattCATGTGAACAGTTCGAGCATTTCAATCCCCGGGCCATTCGTAATATCGGCCTACTTTATTGCCTTCTCTAAAGCAAGGTTTGATGCTCCATTGTCAAAATTTTCCATCTTCTTTTGGATATCTTGAGTGATGCTCTTTAAACTCCAGTGAGGGTCACTGTTGTCCAGAATCCATTCAGTGAGCATCTTAGAATCACATTCTATCTCTAAATTTTTAATGCCAGTACTAATGCACCACTCTATCCCAGTTCTAAGTGCCACTGCTTTAGCCATATTATTTGTCATGATTCCCAAAGGTTCTGCATAAGCATTCACCAAATGACCAAGATGATCCCTAATGATTCCTCCTCCACCACTAATACCAGGATTGCCTTTGGTACAACCATCCGAGttgagcttgaagaaattattgATAGGTGTTTTCCATTTCATTATCACAAAGGAGATGTGAGTCTTGGCATGATCAACCATATTCAGAAAAATCTTCCAGCCAAGGAAAGGAGGGATATCATTGAATTGTTTATGAGTGCTCATAATCAGCTATTGTTGAATGTGGTGAATGATATTATTCTGATGCATGTGTTTGTTGTCAAATCTGCTATTGCATCTGGCCTTCCAGATCTGCCAAATGATAATGCTAGGAAGCACTTACATGATCAGTTCTTGCAAAGGATTAGAGGTTTTAGCAATCCACCAGTTGATAATATGGTGTCTAATTCCTGAGTTGCCAAACCTGATGCCAAACAAATGANNNNNNNNNNNNNNNNNNNNNNNNNNNNNNNNNNNNNNNNNNNNNNNNNNNNNNNNNNNNNNNNNNNNNNNNNNNNNNNNNNNNNNNNNNNNNNNNNNNNCTAAATCGACATAATCATGAaaaagctcaataatctcaaaatcttgatctcaatttgagacttttaaccataagatcatcatcatcataaccatcatagaaaatattctcatctttgacatcatcactatcattgtaaaaaacatgttcatcgtcgttatcataagagctcacgTTTTTCTAATCATAAATCTCTCGGTTTGAAAAAATatggcattttggaaaacatttatggattatgtgaaAGGAATCtccttggagtcataaacttctaaattttaaaaaacaaaaaaagttatGGAAAGCATATtttatgaaatcgtaccataggaatcatgcctttgaaagaaagggacgagccttaataTACCTTTGGAGCTTACTCTTCGACTTTCCAACTTGCTTCTCGTCGCGCGATTTATTTAGGATCGTTCGTCATCTCATAATTCATATAGGCAACCATtcgtattatcattaggctcattgtcacactcttatcttaagtctctaaataaattccttttaagGTCATTTTCGAAAtcggacaaagatctcccctatttatgtgcctagcccgaattctcaataccaacaatcaacaaccaataacaacaacagaaacaacaacaacctcattactaacaaaatattccatcaaatactccacatgatattttctccaactcctccacaaacaaattcgctacataattattccataaatttatctccgtaaataagccttaaatgataccaaaagagaaagattcataccttacttccgctaataccgcgatatctccaatacttgccttactcccaagccacaaattcaccgcaacacaatattataatcataactataCGCCGCTTTTAACCCGAATCcggagatttttacttaacttgcgttgaaatttaatggagggaaggttggagaactctagaattttggaaaatttttttggggtggtttcttgctgaaaatgaggggttaaacccctttatatagttgctccAAAGTTGGCACCGCAAGATCGTTTCACCGCCCATCGGGGCAATAGcatcgttcatccgcggaaattatttcgagacctaaaacttttatacaccgatctctttatttgcatacttggatatgtccaaaattccatacagtctgtataacttattcaacatcccaaacttagcaaaacttatattattattattattattattattattttccgattcgtttaacctccaaccttcgcggcacttacttatcacttgttgaacataacataaacacttataacttcaacataatcctgtcctttgagcttatgtgactaacctatgatgcaacttaacacacgaaaatacgggatgtaaaaattgtatacggtaaaaacctgTTTGCACATAAACTTTTCTCACTTCGTCATGAttaactatatatatttttcacctTATTAAGAGATGACAATTATGTTAAATTGATATGTTTTGACGTAAATATGCTATGCGGGTAGGTTTTTACCCTCTCGGAAGGTTAATATTGtcgacacctaatttttgacctccgataACTTGTTTTgattacccagagtccttgaatattcaacagagtgaaatatgtgtttttagaagtcaaagtaattttataaaattatttagataatagtTTACCAAATTTGATAAAGTAtattctataatattataaattaatctAAGGATTTAATTACAATGTTTTGCTAAATTaacaaagagaaaataatttacaacaattatttacttaagggttTAAATTGTCAAATTGTCAATTGTTAAGTATTTCCCTCTATTTTCaaggaaattgattaattaaaataaataatctttttgtccctcaaatttcaatttctgcataatcaaatcatattgataattttttaaattaatcataacTGTTTTAGATAACTAATTGTGGTTGTATTTGTAAATTGCTTATGATGTGTTAATTATAGGCTACAGTTGAAATAATTAACTGATTAATCAAATAAGGgtcatatttgaaataatcaatttcatgaaatcagtcatgtttttaaattaattaattaattatttagttttaattaaaatgCTTTAGTAATCAAcccttttttgatttttcctACTCACTGatttgcacatatatatatatatatatatatatatatatatatatggccttttttaaaaaaaaaattggccgagtCCATCCTAACAAGGGCCAAACCTGGCCCAATGACTAATTAAAGAGGGCAAAAGCCACTTTCTCTTATGTCTCAGCCAAACAACCCCACCCATTCTCCCTTTCCCTATTTTGCTGGGAAACCCTAGCGCCACCAGACGtgtctctttctctctcttcgtcATCCATGCTTGAAATGGTAATTTCTCAGAAGGTAACAGGCCGAGAAAGGTAAAACATTAAATGGTTTCGCCATTTCTCACCTAATCCCACTCCAAAACACCGTATAACCCTCTTCCTCTctgttttcttttgcttttcagAATTTTAAATGGTCAAAACTCTGTAAAACTTTAATTGCTATTGTTTGCATTTGTTTGAAATTACGGGTTGTGATTGGTTCATAAGAGATCAAAGGGGGTGACCAAATTTTAGGTCCATCTCGACCTTTGTTGAGTTTTGAGAATGAATCTTGACCTTGGGATGTTGAAACAAAGGTTGATTCTCAAAGGTTTGCAAAGTCCCATATCGAGTTGAGATTGGGTTTTTTTCAAATCTAGGTTTCTATTTAAGACACTTTATTTTGCATTATTAAATAAGACTCGGGAGATCTGGGCATTTGAAATACTTTCACTTGCATATATAAAGGTTGAATATCTAGGGTTTCTAGCTTGATTGACTGAGACCTTTAATTTTGAACCTAGttcaaatttgtttttaaaattctatTTGTGTGGTTTTGTGATTTCTGTGTGATTCTGAGCATTTGGGGGAACAATTAAGGTCTCCAAGTTCGAATCTCGATCAAAGGGCTGCACACGAAGGAGGTAATTCCCCTTTCACTTTCAATTTTGTCTATTTCCTGTTTCTCCGGTCTATTTATTTGCTTTTGGTAGAATTTGTGTGCTTTATTGCTTAAGTGATGTAGTTTAATGTGTCTACGTGTGGGATTAGCCTAGCTTAATTAGGTATATGAGTTCTATTTAGCTTAATTTCAGTTGAAGTAGGCAGGATTATGTGAattagatttaagtgtgttgACCACATGAATATTAGTTCTACCTTTAATAACTAAGTCTACTTAATATATTTAGATAGTCTGGTTTAGTCAAAATATGCCACATATTGATCTTGGCTttaataacataattaatcCTAATCAAACGTGCTTCATTTGTTAGTGTGATCCAACCTGTTTATAATAAAAGTAGGGTTCTATAGTTTAATCCTAATATAGCAAAGAAAAGGTGCTTATGTATTGTTTAAATCAAATTAGCCATATCATGAGTTGTTTGTCTTGACTTAGTTAGGCATAGGCTCTTTAAGTCTGACCTGTGTGGTCAAACATGCCCTTCTCCTATTTATTTCATGTCTAAATTTATTCATGTCCAACATGTACTGTGTTGCTTAAACAATGGGTGTATTGTTATCTTATTGGGAGCTGGTTAGATGATTGTTAGATATTGTTGGCTTGAATATGTTAGTGAGATTAAGTATTGGCTTGACTGTTTTACTATAATTGGCCTAAATAAGTTTGGTTTTGTTTAGCCTAATGCCTCATGTTTGATGGGTAATACTGTAGCAATACTAAGTAtgggaaactttttttttctaaatcatGTGGTTGATCCTGTTGAGTTAAACCATGTTCCAATCTATTACTTCTACCTTATGGTAACTTCTATGGGATCTGGTGCCTTGATATACTATGCTTGGTTTTGTGTAAGACTAGATCACTGAAAAGAACCATCTGATTAATCTTTGCACTTTATCTTAAATTGAGAGTCTCTTGCTTAGTTAAGAATGGTATTTGTCTATTGCTTTTGCTTGATCTGAAACTGCCTGCATATCAGTCCTAATGAACTTTAAAACTAAAATGGTACATGAGTCTCTTTGGGGTGTAGTTTAGATTGAGATTGCACCTTTAAGGACTAAAATGACCTGTCTAAAGGTGACTAAGGTCTTTTGTTTCCCTTGGATAATTGTGTGTATGCTATGAGGCCTAAGCTGTCAGGTTGATTATCTGGTTTCATATTTAAAAATCCCAGAATGTGTTTCAAGTATTATAATCCAAATTAAGGGTTTTTTTAGACCTATTTTCATAATATGTGAAGCTTATGATATTTGTTAAGAGTCCTGTGTttggtgagatatgatgaaagGATGATATGTTGATCCTTTGAACCTATCTACAAGTTGTCTTATGAAACATTCCTGTGTAGGGCATGTCTTAACTTGTAATAGCTATAGCATTATCATTGTTACTTGGTTTAAAATGACTTTAAAACCTGCTGCCCTGCTTGTCTCTGCCCTTGTCTTGCAACTTTGTATACTTGTTTTCCCTCTGTCTGTGTCTGATTAAAAGAACTGTTTGTAAAAAGTGGATTTGAGGTTAGTGTATAGTGAGTGTGTGATCATGGAATTGAAAGACTAAATTGGCAAGAGGCTGTCACTTGATGTTAAGTAATTATCAGTGTGACTTACCCAGAGTGAGGAATAAGAGTGATGAAGCTTTGAGTTTTCTAGTCAAAATTCAGCCTAATCTCCTTtgttcttgtcacgacccaaccggagggccatgacgggtacccgatgctaacccacccaggcacctcttatcatacattcacatttacatctaggtgagccacatagctaaatcatactttctatccatcattcatactattccCATTGGGCAATAGTACATTTACATCACcatcaataactatgcccatatcaatgtacataagccgacgaggctaacaaaatgatatacaaaatataagacgacaaggctaaagacatctagccatatacacatgtctacgagcctctaaggagagtatgtcatatcatataggcgggacaggaccccgccatgcctataagtatgtacacaaaagaatagataccaaaactgtagctccgaatgaaatggagctccgctacgtagtccctgagtaataaagctatggatcaaccCTTTCttcctggccacctgcgggcatgatgcaGCGTCTACAAATAAAGTGACgttagtacgaagaatgtacagagtatgtaaagcatgatcaacatcattatagaagcataataaacaacataagaaatagcataagatgggaggtagtagagcCGTCGTcgtaaacacttacttgcttttcatagggaccttccatttctaaagcgtgattgtgttcatacatccatattcgtattcgtatccgtacacatttacatttcatatccatattcatattcatattcatattcgtattcacattcgtattcatttacatattcatattcatagcatacccgaccatgaaggatcgATGTTTTACATACCTGgacatggcaaggctcggtgattatacatatctggccctaccaaggctcagggttatctgTACCCAATTGCAGAGGTGCGTGCGCGATACATATCATatccggccatataagctcggtgttacataatagtcatacataaacacatatacataagagctcgTAAGCGTCTTTGACATTATTACTATCGTcggaggattactcatcatgtaaggaatttagtagaatcgtaacataacgagaatcatgagtTTTAGTAGTTTTCTTAAAGACAGAATCATTTAGAGGACATTATAGGCTCATAAAAGAATGGATATATGGCCAAGAAACCATGCCtcattgaaagaagggttagccttacataccttttcgtttaactattctatcgcttgaacgttctccttcaatgctcacgtttctaccttcattagagttatactaacattagaaaatcgatagcttagcatacgtgactaaagctagagaaaatttggccgcatctcctttgtttataaaacttcctccatatcatatatcaactcccaaacatttataataatattcacaacatcataagcaatagtctttattcacctacattatccatatttcccgattcacttcaaatcatccatatccatggtcatagcacgcTATTACATTtactcatatacaatgtttatctcatgttcttaatgtcatttataacatgattataatcataacatatcaagaatcatgactcaatccaagatactactcaaaaatatcactattctcacgttcatgacccattttctatctccttctacaatccaagtctttcagcctctcaataccttaaacaatatgaaaagaccataaaacttaccttagatggtgtaggaatggactttggatggaaacacttcactttgagcaaaaccctagttccacttccacttggattccttgtcttggatgagctttaatgagtttcttacacttggaTGAGCTTTAATGAGCTTCTAtttcccattccaccaatatatggatttaagatcatgatacattttcgttgctccgaggtggacagaataacgggagcaatgggcttctctcaatatctGGTGGCGTAATCATGCCACATCAGGAACAaataatctgcctcggtatcggagaactccgtctcctgcgATCCCAAAtaatgacttctccttctgagggagtgtatatctgtaatgaattagcatgggatcttcatattgtcgcTCCTTCATTTCCACTACTAGCGATGAGGCGGCCGAATTACGAATGGTAGCTCCtatgctacctgagtccactactcgaactcctaggctagctaactgctagagctcacgagccatttctctcttctctggccgaacatcacacaaactacccatagatctacggctaagagcatcagccacaacattcgcatttccggggtgatataggatatcaacatcataatcttttagcaattccaaccatcgtcgttgctgcaaattcaactctttacgTCAAGAGATATgcgaaggctcttatgatccgtataaatatcctcatggacaccatacaaataatttctccacatttttaatgcatgaatcactgcagccaattcaaggtcatgggttggataatttttctcatgtttccgtaattgccttgaagcatacgcaatcaccttaccatgtttcatcaacacacagcctagcccaatgcctgaagcgtcgcaataaacaacataaccttccaatccctttggaagtgtcaggactggggcagaagttaatctatcctttagctcttggagactacgttcacaagcatccgtccattgaaacttaattgatttctgggtcagctttgtgagtggtgcagaaatagaagaaaagccttctacaaatctcctgtaataactgCTAGCCCGAAAGCTCGCGAACTTCCGTAGGAAGTCATGGGCCTTGGCCAACTCTTgaggcctcaatcttttggctatctacccgaataccggaggagaaacaatgtgccccaaaaatgtcccgagttcaaccaaaactcacacttggaaaatttggcaaataa
It includes:
- the LOC132031664 gene encoding uncharacterized protein LOC132031664, whose protein sequence is MTQGIDVEVKIEAQTIPKRESFKYLRSIIQGEGGLMMMLTSYSSRVQMKWRLASGVLCDKKVLPRLKGKFYRVVVKPALLYGPECWPVKNAHVQKMKVAEIRMLRWMCGHTRREMIRNEVILDKVGVAFMADKMREARLRWFRHVKMRCEEALDR